DNA sequence from the Sulfurimonas sp. HSL3-7 genome:
ATCATCGGTATCGAGGATATTGGTCAGATCGGCGATCTCGCTCGGGGTAAAATACTCCAGCACCTCCTCATGGCAGTGTTTCGGTAGCTCGATGAGCACCAGTGCTTTGAGCTCTTCTGGCAGCTGCGAAAGCTTTTCGAGGTAGAGCGACTCATCATGCTCGCGAAGCTCCAGCAACAGTTCGGAGATATCGTATGGGTGGATGGTCGTCTCAAGGTTTTCCGTGTAATTGCGAACGCTGTTTTCAAGCGTCTCGATCAATTCCGGCAGTGATGTCCGCATAGCAACTCCTTAATAAAACAGTACTTGTACGCACCATAAAAGCTTCTTAGCTAGAGCGTGATCTTCTCATTGAGCAGGCTCTTTTGGCGGACGATAAGCGTCTCGTCACTTTGAACGATCTTCTTGAGTCTGGTATAAAGCCTGAACTCAATAACAATGGCAAACACCCCGAGAACAGCCAGCAGTGAAAGGATCATAGAGAGCTCGATACCGAAATAATCCAGCACCATCGCGCTCAGGCTTCCGACAATGATGGCCGAAGAGACGATAAACGAACGCAACATCAGGTAATCCTTGATCGCGATCTCCTCTTTCATGAAGTCGATCGTATGCACCCTGGAGATCTCGAACGTGATCGCCTGCAGGGTGAAGATGCTCAGTATGGCGTAGGTAAAGATGACCATATCCGTCCATATCAGTGCATAGCTGGCGATCTGTATCAGGTCCAGCACGATGACGAAGAGATAGATACGGTAGATCCTCACCTTTTTGAACAGGGGCTGGATCAACCCGTCCGAAGCGCCAAGAAGCATGTAGAAGCTGATCATGAAGACCGGCAGATGCGTCCCCTCGAGTTTGGTGATGAAGGGCATGACGATCCAGTCGATGAAGGTGGTCAAAAAAAGCACCGCTGCCTGAAGTTTCAACAGTCTGCTCTTGCTGAGTTCACTAAAAAGCTTTAGATAGTGTCTTTTAGGCATGTTCCTTCTCCATCAGATAGGCATCGCATCCGTCTCGGTAGAAGGCGTCCAGCTTCTTTGTGATGCTGAACCCGAACTTCCGGTAAAGAGCGATAGCCGGTGTATTGTCGCAACGTACTTCCAGCAGGGTACGTTTGAACCCCAGTATTGCCAGTTGCTGCAGTATCTGCCGCATCAGCAAACCGGAGAGACCGCTGCCTCTGTGCACCGAAGCGACACCCAAAGAGTAGAGCTTGGCATCGCGGCGCTGTATGAGGGCAAGAGCGTAACCGGCGATCGCACCCGCCTCCGTTTCAGCCACATAAAGCAGGTTGTGGTGGATATGATAGTAAAACGAACGGTGCGACAGAGGAAAATCCGCTGCGC
Encoded proteins:
- a CDS encoding N-acetyltransferase — encoded protein: MKIRQALSCDAGKLHALEEELFSAADFPLSHRSFYYHIHHNLLYVAETEAGAIAGYALALIQRRDAKLYSLGVASVHRGSGLSGLLMRQILQQLAILGFKRTLLEVRCDNTPAIALYRKFGFSITKKLDAFYRDGCDAYLMEKEHA